One segment of Streptomyces sp. NBC_00576 DNA contains the following:
- a CDS encoding iron-containing redox enzyme family protein, translated as MTGAPSPALSRQQFRLRAPPLPEPRGPLSAAVTDLLRGSGNGGVPSAVQSVNGCEDPYGDDLQLALYVLYELHYQGFQDVPDSLEWDGGLLACRGAIEDRFLDALRRDVPIDATETVEQSLDELQLEPVGDDGTGVSYFLRDEGTLDHLRAYAAVRSLYHLKEADPHAWVLPRLHGRAKAAMVAVEFDEFGGGRADEIHAQLFADLMADLRLDTTYGHYVDAAPAEALATVNLMSLFGLHRALRAALVGHFAAVEVTSSPGSRRLAEAMRRVGAGPAAVRFYTEHVTADAVHEQVVRHDVVGGLLEGEPHLDADVVFGIHATTHLENRLSDSLLGAWREGATGLRGNWTEGPAAGDSRPSS; from the coding sequence ATGACCGGCGCCCCCTCCCCCGCCCTCTCCCGGCAGCAGTTCCGGCTCCGCGCCCCGCCGCTGCCAGAGCCGCGCGGCCCGCTCTCGGCCGCGGTGACGGACCTGCTGCGGGGGTCGGGCAACGGAGGTGTGCCGTCCGCTGTGCAGTCCGTCAACGGCTGTGAGGACCCTTACGGCGACGACCTCCAACTCGCCCTCTACGTCCTCTACGAGCTGCACTACCAGGGCTTCCAGGACGTCCCCGACAGCCTTGAGTGGGACGGCGGTCTGCTGGCCTGCCGCGGTGCGATCGAGGACCGTTTCCTGGACGCACTGCGCAGGGACGTGCCGATCGACGCCACGGAGACGGTCGAACAGTCGCTGGACGAACTCCAGCTCGAACCGGTCGGCGACGACGGCACCGGCGTCTCCTACTTCCTCCGGGACGAAGGCACCCTCGACCATCTGCGCGCGTACGCGGCGGTGCGCTCGCTGTACCACCTCAAGGAGGCGGACCCGCACGCCTGGGTCCTCCCCCGGCTCCACGGCCGGGCCAAGGCGGCCATGGTCGCCGTGGAGTTCGACGAGTTCGGCGGGGGCCGCGCCGACGAGATCCACGCGCAGCTGTTCGCCGACCTCATGGCGGACCTGCGGCTGGACACCACGTACGGCCATTACGTCGATGCCGCGCCGGCCGAGGCACTCGCCACCGTCAATCTGATGTCCCTGTTCGGTCTGCACCGCGCGCTGCGCGCGGCGCTCGTCGGGCACTTCGCCGCCGTCGAGGTGACGTCGTCCCCGGGCTCGCGCCGCCTCGCCGAGGCGATGCGCCGAGTGGGCGCGGGCCCGGCGGCGGTGCGCTTCTACACCGAGCACGTGACGGCGGACGCGGTGCACGAGCAGGTCGTACGACACGACGTCGTCGGCGGCCTCCTGGAGGGCGAACCGCACCTGGACGCCGACGTGGTGTTCGGCATCCACGCGACCACCCACCTCGAGAACCGCCTGTCGGACAGCCTGCTCGGCGCCTGGCGCGAGGGCGCCACGGGGCTGCGCGGGAACTGGACCGAAGGTCCGGCAGCGGGCGACAGCCGCCCCTCGTCTTAG
- a CDS encoding CDGSH iron-sulfur domain-containing protein, producing the protein MPNTPERPRRVRVQRDGPLLIEGPVEVVGEDGEVTVSDRFTVAVCTCRRSREFPWCDTSHRCRRRKPSGKDGQEGKDGQDGKDGKEGNSS; encoded by the coding sequence GTGCCGAACACACCTGAACGCCCCCGACGTGTCCGCGTCCAGCGAGACGGGCCCCTGCTCATCGAGGGGCCGGTGGAAGTGGTCGGCGAGGATGGCGAGGTGACCGTCTCGGACCGCTTCACCGTGGCGGTCTGCACCTGCCGCCGCAGCCGCGAGTTCCCCTGGTGCGACACCAGCCACCGCTGCCGCCGCCGCAAACCGTCCGGCAAGGACGGCCAGGAAGGCAAGGACGGTCAGGACGGCAAGGACGGCAAGGAGGGCAACTCCTCATGA
- a CDS encoding RICIN domain-containing protein — protein MTSESGSSTAQTGHTLVVAASGKCLSSGDGTDGTQLFQAACDGSAAQQWLTGSGTVRSAGKCMTVAGGATDDRTAIQLAECNRRDNQIRTLG, from the coding sequence ATGACGAGCGAATCCGGCTCCTCGACCGCCCAGACCGGCCATACGTTGGTGGTCGCCGCCTCGGGGAAGTGCCTGAGCAGTGGCGACGGGACAGACGGAACGCAGCTGTTCCAGGCCGCGTGTGACGGCTCGGCGGCTCAGCAGTGGCTGACCGGATCCGGGACCGTCCGATCAGCGGGCAAGTGCATGACCGTGGCTGGGGGAGCGACCGACGACCGCACCGCGATCCAACTGGCGGAATGCAACCGCAGGGACAACCAGATCCGGACGCTTGGCTGA
- a CDS encoding FAD-dependent oxidoreductase, translated as MNPKTGIQGSYWLETAPPAAPAPPPSGDLTVDVAVVGGGIAGLSTAWELVRQGREVAVLEADRLAAGVTGRTTAKLTAQHTLIYDHLRRTRGPEGARLYARSQSEAIRHAAGIVDELGIDCEWEEAAAFTYAEAPRRVRELRAEADAAREAGLPAEFVTGTDLPFAVAGAVRVSGQAQFHPRKYLLALTADLRRRGGTVYEGTRVVGLTEGEPCVLRTDAGVSVRANEVVIATHYPVFDRALLFTRLSPRRELVVAATIDEDHAPRDMYITPERNTRSVRSAPYSDGKRLLIVTGEHFVPGAADVEERFARLSAWADDRFPGLTFTHRWATQDNDSTDSVPLVGPLHHGSRHTYVATGFGGWGLSGGIMAGRLLSDRINGLPADWSGLYDPRRLAPVVREGMSFLKHQAQVARHFVGDRLPAMTPPTPGDIPPGHGAVLRLGGQQCAVHRDENGSLQAVSARCTHLGCIVAFNDAEQAWECPCHGSRFAPDGRILQGPAVRPLKQRDIPQSSAE; from the coding sequence ATGAACCCCAAAACCGGAATCCAGGGCTCCTACTGGCTGGAGACCGCGCCGCCCGCCGCCCCCGCTCCCCCGCCCTCCGGTGACCTCACCGTGGACGTCGCCGTGGTCGGCGGCGGCATCGCCGGCCTCAGCACCGCCTGGGAACTGGTCCGGCAGGGACGCGAGGTGGCGGTGCTGGAGGCCGACCGCCTCGCCGCCGGGGTCACCGGCCGCACGACGGCCAAGCTGACCGCCCAGCACACCCTCATCTACGACCACCTGCGCCGCACCCGCGGCCCCGAGGGCGCCCGCCTGTACGCACGCTCACAGTCCGAGGCGATCCGGCACGCCGCCGGGATCGTCGACGAACTCGGCATCGACTGCGAGTGGGAGGAGGCGGCGGCCTTCACCTACGCCGAGGCTCCGCGGCGCGTCAGGGAACTGCGGGCGGAGGCCGACGCCGCGCGCGAGGCGGGACTACCGGCCGAGTTCGTGACCGGAACCGACCTGCCCTTCGCGGTCGCCGGCGCGGTCCGAGTGAGCGGACAGGCCCAGTTCCACCCCCGCAAGTACCTGCTGGCGCTCACCGCCGACCTACGCCGACGCGGCGGCACGGTGTACGAGGGGACACGCGTCGTCGGTCTCACCGAGGGCGAACCCTGCGTCCTGCGCACCGACGCAGGGGTCTCGGTGCGCGCGAACGAAGTCGTGATCGCCACGCACTACCCGGTCTTCGACCGCGCCCTCCTCTTCACCCGCCTCAGCCCGCGCCGGGAACTCGTCGTCGCCGCGACCATCGACGAGGACCATGCCCCGCGCGACATGTACATCACGCCGGAACGGAACACACGCTCGGTGCGCAGTGCCCCGTACAGCGACGGCAAGCGCCTCCTGATCGTCACCGGCGAGCATTTCGTCCCCGGCGCCGCCGACGTCGAGGAAAGGTTCGCCCGGCTGTCCGCCTGGGCCGACGACCGCTTCCCCGGCCTCACGTTCACCCACCGCTGGGCCACCCAGGACAACGACTCCACCGACTCCGTACCGCTGGTCGGACCGCTCCACCACGGCAGTCGGCACACCTACGTGGCCACCGGGTTCGGCGGCTGGGGCCTGAGCGGCGGCATCATGGCGGGCCGCCTCCTCAGCGACCGGATCAACGGCCTCCCGGCCGACTGGAGCGGCCTCTACGACCCGCGCCGGCTGGCACCCGTGGTCCGCGAGGGGATGTCGTTCCTCAAGCACCAGGCCCAGGTGGCCCGGCACTTCGTCGGCGACCGGCTGCCGGCCATGACACCCCCGACGCCGGGTGACATCCCGCCGGGCCACGGCGCGGTGCTGCGCCTGGGCGGACAGCAGTGCGCCGTCCACCGGGACGAGAACGGCTCGCTCCAGGCCGTCTCGGCGCGCTGCACCCACCTCGGCTGCATCGTGGCCTTCAACGACGCGGAGCAGGCATGGGAGTGCCCGTGCCACGGCTCCCGTTTCGCCCCGGACGGACGGATCCTCCAGGGGCCCGCGGTACGCCCGCTGAAGCAACGCGACATCCCGCAGTCGTCAGCGGAATAG
- a CDS encoding class I SAM-dependent methyltransferase produces MHQPISHQPLDGRPDNRRPLDDQPDNRRSLDGRPIDLDHVSRLYRTFAEDLDRARERQRTLLAPPTSMKAQLDDIEAEITYLLLREARPETVVEIGTFHGWSTTWILRALRDNGTGHLYSHDIVDHVVREVPDTLSAGRWTFTQGDARENLEKIPAGADFLFIDAAHSASFARWYIRHLFPRLRPGIPVCVHDVFHGRRALPFTEGAVVLRWLAERQNAFFTASRAHAPEIHDRLKDVKRSLALGHPVRESSDNPMIFFTLR; encoded by the coding sequence ATGCACCAGCCCATCAGCCACCAGCCCCTCGACGGCCGGCCCGACAACCGCCGGCCCCTCGACGATCAGCCCGACAACCGCCGGTCCCTCGACGGCCGACCCATCGACCTCGACCACGTCAGCCGCCTCTACCGCACCTTCGCCGAGGACCTCGACCGGGCCCGCGAACGCCAGCGCACGCTGCTCGCGCCGCCCACCTCCATGAAGGCCCAGCTCGACGACATCGAGGCGGAGATCACGTATCTCCTCCTGCGCGAGGCCCGGCCGGAGACGGTCGTGGAGATCGGCACCTTCCACGGCTGGTCCACGACCTGGATCCTGCGCGCCCTGCGCGACAACGGCACCGGGCACCTGTACTCGCACGACATCGTCGACCACGTCGTACGGGAGGTGCCGGACACCCTGTCGGCAGGCCGCTGGACGTTCACTCAGGGGGACGCGCGGGAGAACCTGGAGAAGATCCCCGCCGGCGCGGACTTCCTGTTCATCGACGCGGCGCACTCCGCGAGCTTCGCCCGCTGGTACATCCGGCACCTGTTCCCGCGGCTGCGGCCGGGCATACCGGTGTGCGTCCACGACGTCTTCCACGGGCGCAGGGCGCTGCCGTTCACCGAGGGCGCGGTCGTGCTGCGCTGGCTGGCCGAGCGGCAGAACGCCTTCTTCACCGCCTCCCGAGCCCACGCTCCCGAGATCCACGACCGGCTGAAGGACGTCAAGCGGTCCCTCGCCCTGGGCCATCCCGTGCGGGAGAGCAGCGACAACCCGATGATCTTCTTCACCCTGCGGTGA
- a CDS encoding S8 family peptidase: MAAGVASTALLLAGVPGAEAQDASGVGTVTTADAAKESGTAKPSGTAKAVKTVTLVTGDQVMVDGAGKVTGVVRAEGREKVPFSVRVVAGHTQVVPGDAELLLAQGKLDARLFDVTQLVADGYDDAGRGDVPLIVTFRGKKAPSMTPLTGAGAKIGRALPVVNGKAVRSVKKRGAEFWDAVTGTADKGDEAAEFTSSTAVEKVWLDGRRKASLDKSVPQIGAPTAWAAGYDGTGTKVAVLDTGIDTSHPDLASQVIAEQDFSGSTGPGDKFGHGTHVASTVAGTGAKAGGKYKGVAPGAKLLNGKVLDDSGFGSDSGIIAGMEWAVAQKADVVNLSLGGADMPGIDPMEEAVNRLSAESDTLFVIAAGNDGEFGERTVGSPGSADAALTVGAVDKADALTSFSSRGPLVGGGGVKPDLTAPGAAITAAAAAGSILEADYPSDVPGYLTLDGTSMATPHVAGAAAILAQQHPDWTGERIKEILTGSAKPGAYSSFQQGTGRTDLVRALEQSVVTEQQSIGFGTQQWPHGDDTPVTKQVTYRNLGTEPVTLGLSVDALTVDGKPADAGMFAVSPAQLTVPAGGTATASVTADTRAGSADGSFGGSVAAVSADGKIQVRTAVGVEREVESYDLTVKHLDENGAPIGDAATQISAIDSDFYADLADEQDGELTVRVPKGVYTLSGVIHPAYDAATHAVLVQPMLNLDKDTTVVIDARQARPVDITVPDAAAKNTEATVVYTYDRGGELGPGNLEFLVPTFQGTRFGQLGSDEAAGDMSAVFAGDWTRTDDAGRPVTYHLAWNRAGRLDGFTADIRRNQLAKVDLQVGVPVKGRGVQMEATAHAPDGSLVLSYDDLRADLPLHTTEYVLDNGVKWSFRSWQMFGEGRDRVSENFLMRMPRTWQAGHSYTERFNVGVFGPTMPAAGDQGPERGLPGVVRYGNVIRAFTPLFGDGSGHWGLSDYTSVTSSLQADGKEIPDDYGYSPIDLTEYTVPAQDSAYKLTVDASRDPAVFPVSTRVRTEWTFRSATTPEDDNTELPLSVVNFSPKLSLSSTAKAGKRFDVPFTIGGAAAGQRPAKLAFEVSYDEGATWHSTKAVGGTHLSLTHPATAGSVSLRAKLTDKAGNTLVQTIERAYLTTK; this comes from the coding sequence GTGGCGGCCGGGGTGGCCTCCACGGCCCTTCTGCTGGCCGGTGTTCCGGGCGCGGAAGCCCAGGACGCGAGCGGTGTCGGTACCGTCACCACGGCCGACGCGGCCAAGGAGTCCGGTACGGCCAAGCCGTCCGGTACGGCCAAGGCAGTGAAGACCGTGACCCTGGTCACCGGTGACCAGGTGATGGTGGACGGCGCCGGAAAGGTCACCGGCGTGGTCCGGGCCGAGGGCCGGGAGAAGGTGCCGTTCTCCGTCCGGGTGGTCGCCGGACATACCCAGGTCGTGCCCGGTGACGCCGAACTGCTGCTGGCGCAGGGCAAGTTGGACGCCAGGCTGTTCGACGTGACCCAGTTGGTCGCCGACGGCTACGACGACGCCGGCCGCGGCGACGTACCGCTGATCGTCACCTTCCGGGGGAAGAAGGCGCCCTCGATGACCCCGCTCACCGGGGCCGGCGCGAAGATCGGCCGCGCGCTGCCCGTCGTCAACGGCAAGGCGGTGCGCTCCGTGAAGAAGCGTGGCGCCGAGTTCTGGGACGCCGTGACCGGTACGGCCGACAAGGGTGACGAGGCTGCCGAGTTCACCTCCTCGACCGCAGTCGAGAAGGTGTGGCTCGACGGCCGGCGCAAGGCGAGCCTCGACAAGAGCGTGCCGCAGATCGGCGCGCCGACCGCCTGGGCCGCCGGTTACGACGGCACCGGCACCAAGGTCGCGGTCCTGGACACCGGGATCGACACGTCCCACCCGGATCTCGCGAGCCAGGTGATCGCGGAGCAGGACTTCTCCGGTTCCACCGGCCCCGGCGACAAGTTCGGCCACGGCACGCACGTGGCGTCCACCGTGGCCGGCACAGGAGCCAAGGCCGGGGGCAAGTACAAGGGTGTCGCCCCCGGTGCGAAGCTCCTGAACGGCAAGGTCCTGGACGACAGCGGCTTCGGCTCGGACTCCGGGATCATCGCGGGCATGGAGTGGGCGGTGGCCCAGAAGGCCGACGTCGTCAACCTCAGCCTCGGCGGCGCCGACATGCCCGGCATCGACCCGATGGAGGAGGCGGTCAACCGGCTCTCCGCCGAGAGCGACACGCTCTTCGTCATCGCGGCCGGCAACGACGGAGAGTTCGGCGAGCGGACGGTCGGTTCGCCCGGCAGCGCCGACGCCGCGCTCACCGTCGGCGCGGTCGACAAGGCGGACGCGCTCACCAGTTTCTCCAGCCGTGGCCCGCTCGTCGGGGGCGGCGGGGTCAAGCCCGACCTGACCGCACCCGGTGCCGCCATCACGGCCGCCGCTGCCGCCGGCAGCATCCTGGAGGCCGACTACCCCTCCGACGTACCCGGTTATCTCACCCTCGACGGCACCTCCATGGCGACCCCGCACGTCGCGGGCGCCGCCGCCATTCTGGCCCAGCAGCATCCGGACTGGACCGGTGAGCGGATCAAGGAAATCCTCACCGGCTCCGCGAAGCCGGGCGCGTACAGCTCCTTCCAGCAGGGCACCGGCCGTACCGACCTGGTGCGGGCGCTGGAGCAGAGCGTCGTCACCGAGCAGCAGTCGATCGGCTTCGGCACCCAGCAGTGGCCGCACGGCGACGACACCCCGGTGACCAAGCAGGTGACGTACCGCAACCTCGGTACGGAGCCGGTCACCCTGGGCCTGTCCGTCGACGCCCTCACGGTGGACGGCAAGCCCGCCGACGCAGGCATGTTCGCCGTGTCGCCGGCGCAGCTCACCGTCCCGGCGGGCGGCACCGCGACCGCCTCCGTCACCGCCGACACCCGCGCGGGCAGCGCCGACGGCTCCTTCGGTGGCTCGGTGGCCGCTGTCTCGGCCGACGGCAAGATCCAGGTGCGTACCGCTGTCGGGGTGGAGCGCGAGGTCGAGTCGTACGACCTGACGGTCAAGCACCTCGACGAGAACGGCGCGCCGATCGGCGACGCCGCCACCCAGATCAGCGCCATCGACAGCGACTTCTACGCCGACCTCGCCGACGAGCAGGACGGCGAGCTCACCGTGCGGGTGCCCAAGGGCGTCTACACCCTGAGCGGTGTGATCCACCCCGCGTACGACGCCGCCACGCACGCCGTGCTGGTGCAGCCGATGCTGAACCTGGACAAGGACACCACCGTCGTCATCGACGCCCGGCAGGCGCGGCCGGTGGACATCACCGTGCCCGACGCGGCGGCGAAGAACACCGAGGCCACGGTCGTCTACACCTACGACCGGGGCGGTGAACTGGGCCCGGGCAACCTTGAGTTCCTGGTGCCGACCTTCCAGGGCACGCGGTTCGGGCAGCTCGGATCCGACGAGGCCGCGGGCGACATGTCCGCCGTGTTCGCCGGCGACTGGACCCGTACGGACGACGCGGGCCGGCCGGTCACCTACCACCTGGCCTGGAACCGCGCCGGCCGGCTGGACGGCTTCACCGCCGACATCAGGCGGAACCAGCTCGCCAAGGTCGACCTCCAGGTGGGCGTGCCCGTCAAGGGCAGGGGCGTCCAGATGGAGGCGACCGCGCACGCACCCGACGGAAGCCTTGTCCTCAGCTACGACGACCTGCGCGCCGACCTGCCGCTGCACACCACGGAGTACGTCCTCGACAACGGCGTCAAGTGGTCCTTCCGTAGCTGGCAGATGTTCGGCGAGGGCCGCGACCGGGTCTCGGAGAACTTCCTGATGCGGATGCCGAGAACCTGGCAGGCCGGACACAGCTACACCGAGCGGTTCAACGTCGGCGTCTTCGGCCCGACCATGCCCGCCGCGGGTGACCAAGGACCGGAGCGGGGACTCCCCGGAGTCGTGCGCTACGGGAACGTCATCAGGGCCTTCACGCCGCTGTTCGGCGACGGCTCCGGCCACTGGGGCCTCAGCGACTACACCTCGGTGACGAGCTCGCTCCAGGCCGACGGCAAGGAGATACCCGACGACTACGGCTACTCGCCGATCGACCTCACCGAGTACACCGTTCCGGCCCAGGACAGCGCGTACAAACTGACCGTGGACGCCTCACGTGATCCCGCGGTGTTCCCGGTCAGCACCCGCGTCCGGACGGAGTGGACCTTCCGCTCCGCCACCACCCCCGAGGACGACAACACCGAACTCCCGCTGTCGGTGGTCAACTTCTCGCCCAAACTGAGCCTGTCCAGCACGGCGAAGGCGGGCAAGCGGTTCGACGTGCCCTTCACCATCGGGGGCGCGGCGGCCGGACAGCGGCCCGCCAAGCTCGCCTTCGAGGTCTCGTACGACGAGGGCGCCACCTGGCACTCCACCAAGGCCGTCGGCGGTACGCATCTGTCGCTGACCCACCCGGCCACGGCGGGCTCCGTCTCACTGCGGGCCAAGCTGACCGACAAGGCCGGCAACACGCTGGTCCAGACGATCGAGCGCGCCTACCTCACCACCAAGTAG
- a CDS encoding response regulator transcription factor — protein sequence MAIRVVVVDDQDMVRSGFAALLSAQSDIDVVGEAPNGRLGVEVSRHTHPDVVLMDVRMPEMNGLEATRQLLDPPRGVVHRPRVLMLTTFDIDDYIYEALHAGASGFLLKDAAVAELIQAVRVIAAGDALLAPSVTRRLIEDVTRRRPAAPRAARLRLNGLTPRETEVLSLVARGLSNTEIAARLVVAEQTVKTHMTRLLAKLGARDRAQLVVLAYESGLIVPGASPA from the coding sequence ATGGCAATTCGGGTGGTCGTCGTCGACGACCAGGACATGGTGCGCTCGGGATTCGCCGCGCTGCTGTCCGCGCAGAGCGACATCGACGTCGTGGGCGAGGCGCCCAACGGCCGGCTCGGTGTCGAGGTCAGCCGTCACACCCACCCCGACGTCGTACTGATGGACGTACGGATGCCCGAGATGAACGGACTGGAGGCCACCCGGCAACTGCTGGACCCGCCGCGCGGCGTCGTCCACCGGCCCAGGGTGCTGATGCTGACCACCTTCGACATCGACGACTACATCTACGAGGCGCTGCACGCCGGTGCCAGCGGCTTCCTGCTCAAGGACGCGGCGGTCGCCGAGCTCATCCAGGCGGTACGGGTGATCGCCGCCGGTGACGCACTGCTCGCACCCTCCGTCACCCGGCGCCTCATCGAGGACGTGACCCGGCGCCGCCCTGCCGCGCCCCGGGCCGCCCGGCTGCGCCTGAACGGCCTCACGCCCCGGGAGACAGAGGTGCTGTCGCTGGTGGCACGGGGCCTGTCGAACACCGAGATCGCGGCGCGGCTGGTGGTGGCCGAGCAGACCGTCAAGACCCACATGACCCGCCTGCTCGCCAAGCTCGGCGCCCGCGACCGGGCCCAACTCGTCGTCCTGGCCTACGAGTCGGGGCTCATCGTGCCCGGGGCTTCGCCCGCCTGA
- a CDS encoding DUF4232 domain-containing protein, with the protein MSARTARTRLLAAAALTVATLTLTACNSAEGARNEGDSAGSSSASSSSASASDSSPTASGGTSTGAGQVGGAADQASKDSTGGTGTTGTTGSSGTTGSTGASGSTGSTGSKGSNDSASDSGSDFGAVFTPCSPTSTRTTATEVSRPLNHVLLTVTNTGSKNCNLVGYPAVRFGEAQSVPPAIEDSKPQAVVTLAPGESGYASVLLSAADGSGSDGYTAKTLEVYFNSQSTSAARPSLPTKGVYVDSSITVSYWQSDMGDALSW; encoded by the coding sequence ATGTCCGCACGTACCGCCCGCACCCGCCTGCTCGCCGCCGCCGCACTCACGGTGGCCACTCTGACGCTGACGGCGTGCAACAGCGCGGAGGGCGCCCGCAACGAGGGAGACTCGGCGGGATCCTCTTCCGCTTCGTCTTCCTCGGCTTCCGCGTCCGACTCGTCGCCCACGGCGAGTGGGGGAACGTCCACGGGAGCGGGACAGGTCGGCGGCGCCGCCGACCAGGCCTCCAAGGACTCGACGGGCGGCACCGGGACGACCGGCACGACCGGTTCAAGCGGGACGACGGGCTCCACAGGCGCCTCGGGTTCCACTGGTTCCACTGGTTCCAAGGGCTCGAACGATTCGGCCTCCGACTCCGGCTCCGACTTCGGGGCCGTCTTCACCCCCTGCTCGCCCACCTCCACCAGGACGACCGCCACGGAGGTCTCCCGCCCGCTGAACCACGTCCTCCTCACCGTCACCAACACCGGCTCGAAGAACTGCAACCTCGTCGGCTACCCGGCCGTGCGGTTCGGGGAGGCCCAGTCCGTCCCGCCGGCCATCGAGGACTCCAAGCCGCAGGCCGTGGTCACGCTGGCACCCGGTGAGTCGGGGTACGCGAGCGTCCTGCTCTCGGCCGCGGACGGCAGTGGCTCGGACGGCTACACGGCCAAGACCCTGGAGGTCTACTTCAACTCGCAGAGCACGAGCGCCGCCCGCCCGTCCCTGCCCACCAAGGGCGTGTACGTCGACAGCTCGATCACGGTCTCGTACTGGCAGTCGGACATGGGTGACGCCCTGTCCTGGTGA
- a CDS encoding helix-turn-helix domain-containing protein — translation MTGDEFPELLGQLKERSGLSYGSLGKRLHMSASTLHRYVNGDAVPTDYAPVERFARLCRATPEELVELHRRWIRADAMRGQKASGTPAEEATRSTPAVPAVPAVPAVAAVAAVPAEEERQAPAAELAAGAVGAPSARRRRTVVLAGAAVVAAVAAAALVVNLVPGKGDDDRSGKQSVGAAGSGSLGNSPVASAPTGAKSGSPTPSAARDTGPTTSPSPSLSLSPSVSPPVSASRSRGVGAAQGDGPEDGAGAPNVAVNPYKWEEPCSPHYLIDQKPEQVPPPPTEPDARGWVTALGGVTGGQQMLALTVQGTGKATVVLRALHVRVVEKSAPLAWNDFVMGVGCGGGVETAAFDVDLDAGRPAVSPRAGQRDFPYKVSESDPEVFYVFADARAHNVSWYLELDWSSGDQQGVVRVDDKGNPFRTSGNVGRPAYTYPLGDSEWGRDPYEPDIPG, via the coding sequence GTGACGGGGGATGAGTTCCCGGAGCTGCTGGGCCAGTTGAAGGAGCGGTCCGGGCTCAGTTACGGAAGTCTCGGGAAGCGGCTGCACATGAGTGCGTCCACGCTTCACCGGTATGTCAACGGGGACGCCGTACCGACGGACTACGCACCCGTGGAGCGGTTCGCCAGGCTGTGCCGGGCGACGCCCGAGGAACTGGTGGAGCTGCATCGGCGGTGGATCCGCGCGGATGCCATGCGAGGGCAGAAGGCGAGTGGAACTCCGGCGGAGGAAGCCACGCGCAGCACGCCAGCCGTGCCCGCGGTGCCTGCGGTGCCCGCCGTGGCCGCCGTGGCCGCCGTGCCCGCCGAGGAGGAACGGCAGGCGCCGGCAGCGGAGTTGGCGGCCGGGGCAGTGGGAGCTCCCTCGGCGCGGCGTCGGCGTACCGTCGTCCTCGCCGGTGCCGCTGTGGTCGCCGCAGTCGCCGCGGCCGCGCTCGTGGTGAATCTCGTGCCCGGCAAGGGGGATGACGACCGGAGCGGGAAGCAGTCCGTGGGGGCCGCGGGCTCCGGGTCGCTCGGCAACAGTCCCGTCGCCTCCGCACCGACCGGCGCGAAGAGCGGATCGCCCACACCCTCCGCCGCGCGCGACACCGGTCCCACCACTTCCCCCTCCCCGTCCCTCTCCCTCTCCCCCTCGGTCTCCCCTCCCGTCTCCGCCTCCCGGAGCCGTGGGGTCGGAGCGGCGCAGGGCGACGGGCCCGAGGACGGGGCCGGCGCACCCAACGTCGCCGTCAATCCGTACAAGTGGGAAGAGCCGTGCAGCCCGCACTACCTGATCGACCAGAAGCCCGAGCAGGTGCCTCCGCCGCCGACCGAGCCGGACGCCCGCGGGTGGGTCACCGCGCTCGGTGGGGTCACCGGCGGGCAGCAGATGCTCGCGCTGACCGTGCAGGGCACCGGGAAGGCGACGGTCGTCCTGAGGGCACTGCATGTGCGGGTGGTGGAGAAGAGCGCCCCGCTCGCCTGGAACGACTTCGTGATGGGCGTCGGGTGCGGTGGCGGCGTGGAGACGGCGGCGTTCGACGTGGACCTCGATGCCGGGCGGCCCGCGGTCTCGCCCAGGGCCGGGCAGCGCGACTTCCCGTACAAGGTGAGCGAGTCCGATCCCGAGGTCTTCTACGTCTTCGCCGACGCACGGGCACACAACGTGAGCTGGTACCTGGAGCTGGACTGGTCCAGCGGCGACCAGCAGGGCGTCGTACGTGTCGACGACAAGGGCAACCCGTTCCGGACGAGCGGGAACGTGGGGCGGCCCGCGTACACCTATCCGCTCGGTGACTCCGAGTGGGGGCGCGACCCGTACGAGCCCGACATTCCCGGCTGA